A genomic stretch from Eretmochelys imbricata isolate rEreImb1 chromosome 24, rEreImb1.hap1, whole genome shotgun sequence includes:
- the LOC144279902 gene encoding immunoglobulin gamma-1 heavy chain-like yields MTEESQKMSYQIAWVILLCLRMTTSREGILIQQSPAQIFLASGETARIDCKLSTRSQYIYWYKELQNGSLHRIYQSYEFAAAPHEKYSSTVNIPAKTFTLIISNVQRNDSGVYYCGLAVYIHLNFGNGTRLIVTDASEPSLSILVPSNPDDAELPPVIPLLCLLSDFTPPWSAVLWDTGEQASEGQMDTGAIDGNGVFSVWSLMTIPSETWNQKTNCICTAKESSTGRSINATVSKETDEAWKENCNDVLYVGLSCIFILVVIQLLILLFRKCPTRAGRAVQTGNQIPMRHIPQTEYAAVRYKK; encoded by the exons ATGACTGAAGAAAGCCAGAAAATGTCCTACCAGATAGCTTGGGTGATTCTACTCTGTCTGCGGA TGACTACTTCACGGGAAGGGATATTGATCCAGCAGAGCCCAGCACAGATCTTTCTGGCCTCTGGAGAAACTGCACGGATAGACTGTAAGCTTTCAACGAGAAGTCAGTATATATACTGGTACAAAGAGCTTCAGAATGGAAGTTTGCACAGGATTTACCAGAGTTATGAGTTTGCTGCAGCTCCACATGAAAAATACTCGAGTACAGTGAACATTCCGGCAAAAACGTTTACTCTGATTATAAGTAACGTACAAAGAAATGACTCTGGGGTGTATTACTGTGGCCTTGCTGTATACATACATCTAAACTTTGGGAATGGGACCAGGCTAATTGTCACAG ATGCCTCTGAGCCAAGCCTTTCCATCCTGGTTCCCTCCAACCCAGATGATGCTGAGCTTCCCCCCGTCattcctctgctctgcctgctctctgATTTCACTCCTCCCTGGAGTGCTGTTCTTTGGGACACTGGTGAGCAAGCGTCTGAAGGTCAGATGGATACTGGAGCCATAGACGGGAATGGGGTCTTTAGTGTTTGGAGCCTAATGACAATCCCTTCTGAGACGTGGAACCAGAAGACGAACTGCATTTGTACAGCCAAGGAGAGCAGCACAGGGAGAAGCATCAATGCTACAGTCTCCAAGGAAACAG ATGAGGCCTGGAAAGAAAACTGCAATGATGTGTTATATGTTGGGCTGTCTTGTATTTTCATCCTTGTCGTCATCCAGCTGCTGATCCTGCTCTTCAGAAAGTGTCCAACCAGAG CAGGGAGAGCTGTGCAAACAGGGAATCAAATACCTATGAGGCACATTCCACAG ACCGAGTATGCAGCTGTGAGGTACAAGAAATGA
- the LOC144279722 gene encoding uncharacterized protein LOC144279722 — translation MGFLLTAAFVFQTLLGNAAGEGQKSYENFFLWNYTFYFYDNYTYDDDPSENSTDYYSPEFVTVDYSEFKTSFGKDLTESAGSSLQGHLPFFVLLHLLWFLLQQFTLLL, via the exons ATGGGCTTTTTACTAACAGCAGCCTTTGTTTTCCAGACTTTACTGG GAAATGCTGCTGGAGAAGGACAGAAATCATATGaaaattttttcctttggaacTACACATTTTATTTCTATG ACAATTACACGTATGATGATGATCCTTCAGAAAACTCCACAGATTATTATTCTCCAGAATTCGTCACAGTTGATTATAGTGAATTCAAAACTTCATTTGGAAAG GATTTGACAGAGTCTGCAGGATCATCACTCCAGGGCCATCTTCCCTTCTTTGTCCTTCTCCATCTTCTATGGTTTTTGCTACAACAATTCACACTTCTTTTGTAG